The proteins below are encoded in one region of Penicillium psychrofluorescens genome assembly, chromosome: 4:
- a CDS encoding uncharacterized protein (ID:PFLUO_005905-T1.cds;~source:funannotate), with protein MSLMQRALVRTGRVSPFATRPRTTTVSPRLRQRRLKSDSSSAPEPAVESKAGKIADETVNTSQTNASSSSPTPSAPPTSSSPAPSANTAAASAGAATPPATASTTAKTVARSRGLREIIKAGPLGRTGRWYSRVQEKRPYTTQVCSSIIIYLCGDLSAQIMFPSEAPGPAKVVQNDSTGSKDVGEQEASSGGGYDPWRTVRHLIVGTGSSIPSYNWFWFLHNHFNYPSKFLSILTKVVVQQICFTPIFNTYFFSMHSLLAGATLEETWERLRKALPVSITNSVKLWPAVTAFSFMYVPPQFRNVFSGCIAVGWQTYLSWLNQKAAREVQAAELAAANPPSRALTGGSLVPATESA; from the exons ATGAGCCTGATGCAGCGTGCACTCGTCCGTACTGGACGAGTGTCGCCCTTCGCGACCCGACCGCGAACAACCACCGTCTCGCCCCGGCTGCGGCAGCGCAGACTCAAATCCGACTCTTCGTCGGCCCCCGAACCTGCGGTCGAGAGCAAGGCCGGCAAAATCGCTGATGAAACCGTGAATACATCTCAGACAAACgcgtcatcatcttctcctacaccgtctgctcctccgacctcttcttcgcctgcaCCATCTGCCAACACCGCCGCTGCGAGTGCTGGGGCAGCGACCCCCCCGGCGACGGCAAGCACGACGGCAAAAACAGTTGCGCGATCCCGTGGCTTGCGTGAGATTATCAAAGCAGGCCCGCTCGGCAGGACGGGGAGATGGTACAGCCGGGTGCAGGAGAAGAGGCCCTATACTACACAGGTGTGCAGCTCGATCATCATCTACCTGTGTGGTGACCTGAGCGCGCAAATTATGTTCCCTTCAGAGGCTCCAGGACCTGCAAAGGTCGTGCAGAACGATTCAACAGGATCGAAGGATGTAGGAGAGCAAGAAGCCAGTAGCGGAGGCGGATACGACCCGTGGAGGACGGTGCGACACTTGATTGTGGGCACGGGATCGAGCATTCCCTCGTACAACTG GTTCTGGTTCCTCCACAACCACTTCAACTACCCATCCAAGTTCCTGTCTATCTTGACCAAGGTTGTCGTGCAACAGATCTGCTTCACACCGATCTTCAACACATACTTCTTCAGCATGCATTCTCTCCTAGCAGGCGCTACGCTCGAAGAGACCTGGGAGCGGCTTAGAAAAGCGCTCCCGGtcagcatcaccaacagCGTCAAGCTCTGGCCCGCCGTCACGGCGTTCAGCTTCATGTATGTGCCACCGCAGTTCCGGAACGTGTTTTCGGGCTGCATTGCCGTCGGCTGGCAGACGTATTTGAGTTGGCTGAACCAGAAGGCTGCTCGCGAAGTCCAGGCggccgagctggcggccGCAAACCCGCCGTCGCGCGCGCTGACCGGAGGCAGCCTGGTTCCTGCGACAGAGAGCGCATGA
- a CDS encoding uncharacterized protein (ID:PFLUO_005904-T1.cds;~source:funannotate): MSCSPTPTIPDKSDSSDYGSDFTPDEEQILSELLTQAVAEHASAVDATASSAYPPVTEENALNTAAVAELTDLNSLNPAAVADIEDGLESPPGVRLPKVLGRERKPRSPWRQSNQPYRSSQTNPGSNNRNSPFVEHPNSTEGREIERERNAVREREWTRDPEAAALDPRTPVERFRHPPNKAFSVTDLVSPAWCELQYWYTLTKHGRKKRTPAMKMGSVVHKTLEDEIYTTVPVEITTKEDAWALRIWNVIQGLRMLREFGITRELEVWGLVDGEVVNGVIDQLSYECPDSELEATASSYYADTAASRAALPEYQMSLSDFLLSPAGGGRRLEDLARPEPQPQKEEVPAAVYDLPRVYMTDVKTKASRSIPTVKSTGFRPTLLQLQLYYHMLNRMITSDDVTIETLAQRYDLDLERPFSELFLLEVGGLNDEFFDTLTSQEFDLKENTSTPDDARKVSRSSPPSSSQDSTSILMAHNNLSLIWGFMKDQIRLTFLPPPTSSISPSIPSLTQPTMLEEYPTLLSPILTARYLSSAPTEDLQPQHLGSRSFLFDPTTMTSYLTDQMEWWRGERDPRGVDVMDAWKCRICEFRDGCSWRQEREWAYARRNRVNS; the protein is encoded by the exons ATGTCCTGCTCACCAACACCCACAATCCCTGACAAATCCGACTCCAGCGACTACGGCTCCGACTTCACCCCAGATGAAGAGCAGATCTTGAGCGAGCTGCTCACCCAAGCCGTTGCGGAACACGCGTCCGCCGTCGACGCCACCGCGTCGTCCGCATATCCCCCAGTAACCGAGGAGAACGCGCTGAACACAGCTGCAGTAGCGGAGCTAACCGATCTCAACTCCTTGAATCCGGCTGCGGTCGCGGATATTGAAGATGGCTTGGAAAGCCCTCCGGGTGTCCGGCTGCCAAAGGTGCTGGGCCGGGAGAGGAAGCCCCGTTCTCCGTGGCGGCAGTCAAACCAGCCTTACCGGTCTAGTCAGACAAATCCGGGCTCAAACAACAGGAACAGCCCGTTTG TCGAGCACCCCAATTCCACTGAGGGCAGAGAGATAGAGCGAGAGCGCAACGCGGTCCGCGAGCGTGAATGGACGCGCGACCCAGAGGCTGCGGCGCTTGATCCTCGAACCCCGGTCGAGCGCTTTCGACACCCGCCGAACAAGGCGTTTTCCGTGACGGATCTGGTGTCGCCCGCCTGGTGCGAGTTGCAGTACTGGTACACACTGACAAAACatgggaggaagaagagaacaCCGGCCATGAAGATGGGGAGTGTCGTACATAAAAcgctggaggatgagatctaTACCACTGTCCCTGTGGAGATCACCACGAAGGAAGATGCTTGGGCGCTGCGGATATGGAATGTGATTCAGGGCCTGCGCATGTTGCGTGAGTTTGGCATCACGCGTGAATTAGAGGTCTGGGGGCTTGTGGACGGGGAGGTGGTCAATGGAGTGATCGACCAATTGTCCTACGAATGCCCGGATTCCGAGCTCGAGGCCACGGCTTCCAGCTACTACGCGGATACTGCTGCATCGAGGGCGGCCTTGCCAGAATATCAGATGTCCTTGTCAGACTTTCTCCTGTCTCCGGCTGGCGGTGGTCGACGACTCGAAGATCTTGCCCGGCCAGAACCCCAACCTCAGAAGGAAGAAGTGCCTGCGGCCGTGTACGATCTGCCGCGAGTTTACATGACAGACGTGAAGACGAAGGCCAGTCGGTCCATTCCGACAGTCAAGAGCACCGGGTTTCGTCCCActcttctccaactccagcTTTACTACCACATGCTCAACCGCATGATCACCAGCGACGATGTCACGATTGAAACGCTTGCACAACGCTATGATCTCGACCTCGAACGTCCCTTCTCTGAATTGTTTCTCTTAGAAGTGGGTGGGCTGAATGACGAATTCTTCGATACTCTTACGTCCCAGGAATTTGATCTTAAGGAGAATACCTCTACACCGGACGACGCACGGAAGGTCTCTCGCAGCTCACCTCCATCCAGTAGCCAAGACTCCACCAGCATTCTCATGGCTCACAACAACCTCTCTCTTATATGGGGGTTCATGAAAGACCAGATCCGGCTCACGTTTCTCCCCCCACCCACATCCTCAATAtcgccatccatcccatcacTTACTCAACCGACCATGCTCGAAGAATATCCGACTCTCCTGTCCCCGATCCTCACTGCTCGATACCTTTCATCTGCTCCTACAGAGGACCTGCAGCCCCAACATCTCGGAAGCCGCTCCTTTCTGTTTGATCCCACGACCATGACGTCTTACCTGACCGATCAGATGGAGTGGTGGCGTGGTGAGCGTGATCCGCGCGGTGTCGATGTCATGGACGCGTGGAAATGCCGCATCTGCGAGTTCCGCGATGGCTGCTCCTGGCGTCAAGAGCGGGAGTGGGCCTATGCAAGACGGAATCGAGTGAACTCGTAG
- a CDS encoding uncharacterized protein (ID:PFLUO_005906-T1.cds;~source:funannotate) produces the protein MAGNKDVSDQIEPSHPTKISYWRMVVDQGVVTQEIIDHPYPGSGTEDDPYAVSWIPNDPRNPMNFSDVKKWSITMLVAIATLAVALVSSAYTGGVEEIMEQFHAGEEVATLGVSLFVLGFAIGPLAWAPLSELFGRQILFVLTYAILTAFNAGTAGAQNIWTLIILRFFAGSFGSSPLTNAGGVIADMFHARQRGIAMSLFAAAPFLGPVLGPIIGGFLGMNAGWRWVMGFLAAFSGAVWIIGTLLIPETYAPVLLRRRAERLSKISGKVYRSKADIDQGKVSLREAFKLALSRPWILLFREPIVFLLSLYMAIVYGTLYMMFAAFPIVYQVDRGWNQGIGGLAFLGIMVGMLIAVVYTLFDNTRYIRVLEKHNGFAPPEARLPPCLIASVAIPVGLFWFAWTNYPSIHFMASIAAGVPFGFGMVLVFLSIMNYLIDAYTIFAASVLAANSVLRSCFGAAFPLFTTYMYDNLGIHWASSIPAFLALACVPFPFLFYKYGLAIRQRCKFAAQSDAFMRKIQEQSEATPDLEDEKEPGFDLTEAPSPHASVSDDDSETDSNVEELPSTQRTRSNAHSVSSARTAGSLYRKPTYDGNPYDIDRVNTRESFK, from the exons atggcggGCAACAAGGATGTGTCCGACCAGATCGAACCCTCCCACCCGACCAAGATCTCCTACTGGCGCATGGTCGTGGACCAGGGTGTCGTTACGCAGGAGATCATCGACCACCCATACCCCGGCTCCGGAACGGAAGACGACCCATACGCGGTATCATGGATCCCCAATGACCCTCGCAACCCCATGAACTTCAGCGACGTCAAGAAATGGTCCATCACCATGCTCGTGGCCATCGCCACCCTGGCCGTCGCGCTCGTTTCCTCGGCTTACACCGGTGGCGTGGAAGAGATTATGGAACAGTTTCATgctggcgaggaggtcgCAACGCTGGGTGTCTCGCTCTTCGTCTTGGGTTTCGCG ATCGGTCCGTTGGCCTGGGCGCCGCTGAGTGAACTGTTCGGTCGTCAAATCCTCTTTGTCCTGACCTACGCCATCCTCACTGCCTTCAACGCGGGCACCGCCGGAGCCCAGAATATTTGGACGCTGATCATCCTGCGATTTTTCGCCGGTTCCTTTGGCTCTTCGCCTCTGACCAATGCGGGTGGTGTCATCGCGGACATGTTCCATGCCAGACAGCGAGGTATCGCGATGAGTCTCTTCGCCGCAGCGCCGTTCCTAGGCCCCGTTCTGGGCCCTATCATCGGCGGATTCCTGGGCATGAACGCCGGCTGGAGATGGGTCATGGGCTTCCTGGCTGCCTTCTCGGGTGCAGTCTGGATCATTGGGACACTGCTTATCCCAGAGACCTATGCGCCGGtcctgctgcgccgccgtGCTGAGAGACTGTCCAAGATCTCGGGCAAGGTGTATCGGAGTAAGGCTGACATCGACCAGGGCAAGGTTTCCCTCAGGGAAGCTTTCAAACTTGCTCTGTCTCGCCCGTGGATTCTGCTCTTCCGCGAGCCGATTGTTTTCCTGCTATCGCTGTACATGGCTATCGTTTACGGGACTCTGTACATGATGTTCGCTGCTTTCCCCATCGTCTATCAAGTGGACCGCGGCTGGAACCAGGGCATTGGCGGGTTGGCGTTCCTGGGAATCATGGTCGGCATGCTGATTGCAGTGGTCTACACCCTTTTCGACAATACGCGATACATCCGCGTGCTAGAAAAACATAATGGCTTCGCACCCCCCGAGGCCCGTCTACCGCCTTGCCTGATCGCCTCCGTCGCGATCCCCGTCGGCTTGTTCTGGTTCGCATGGACCAACTACCCCTCGATCCATTTCATGGCTAGCATTGCAGCCGGCGTGCCCTTCGGCTTTGGCATGGTGTTGGTCTTCCTGAGCATCATGAACTACCTCATCGATGCCTACACCATCTTTGCGGCCTCTGTTCTCGCCGCCAACTCCGTCCTGCGTTCGTGCTTCGGTGCTGCATTCCCGCTCTTTACCACCTACATGTATGACAACCTGGGTATTCACTGGGCCTCGTCGATCCCCGCCTTTCTCGCACTCGCCTGCGTGCCCTTCCCATTCCTGTTCTACAAGTACGGACTCGCTATTCGCCAGCGCTGCAAGTTTGCCGCCCAGTCGGACGCCTTTATGCGCAAGATCCAGGAACAATCGGAGGCTACGCCCGacttggaggatgagaaggagcCCGGTTTCGATCTCACCGAGGCACCCTCTCCGCATGCGTCCGTGTCCGATGATGACAGCGAGACCGATTCGAATGTCGAGGAGCTGCCGTCCACCCAGCGCACTCGCAGCAATGCCCATTCCGTTTCGTCTGCTCGCACGGCCGGATCGTTGTATCGCAAGCCCACTTACGACGGTAATCCCTACGATATTGACCGAGTCAATACCCGCGAGTCCTTCAAATAG